The proteins below are encoded in one region of Pongo pygmaeus isolate AG05252 chromosome 20, NHGRI_mPonPyg2-v2.0_pri, whole genome shotgun sequence:
- the ARHGAP33 gene encoding rho GTPase-activating protein 33 isoform X21, which produces MLLPLIHPFIPSLSRHSLRLPLWRPHAPGTERVSSHPPLGNLMGWRGTDPEGETLRVTRGCRDMEEGNATAQCGEFVGQLVNLFIRIYPAPAARLGWHWGPRKESGTILSEHQLHAQLYAGELSLGPSFWEAGHSPMREMNLSPPVPSQSDQSCEGRSSGRDMVPGMGEPQGMERVQKRCQAQPEGSGRTSWRRAHTREFRLHLEDNMESLKAQDLWRNRARFVFSENDPGYCGKAGRRGEAGSRKADEMGAVIVQTVARSTDSLDGPGEGSVQPLPTAGGPSVKGKPGKRLSAPRGPFPRLADCAHFHYENVDFGHIQLLLSPDREGPSLSGENELVFGVQVTCQGRSWPVLRSYDDFRSLDAHLHRCIFDRRFSCLPELPPPPEGARAAQMLVPLLLQYLETLSGLVDSNLNCGPVLTWMELDNHGRRLLLSEEASLNIPAVAAAHVIKRYTAQAPDELSFEVGDIVSVIDMPPTEDRSWWRGKRGFQVGFFPSECVELFTERPGPGLKAADADGPPCGIPAPQGISSLTSAVPRPRGKLAGLLRTFMRSRPSRQRLRQRGILRQRVFGCDLGEHLSNSGQDVPQVLRCCSEFIEAHGVVDGIYRLSGVSSNIQRLRHEFDSERIPELSGPAFLQDIHSVSSLCKLYFRELPNPLLTYQLYGKFSEAMSVPGEEERLVRVHDVIQQLPPPHYRTLEYLLRHLARMARHSANTSMHARNLAIVWAPNLLRSMELESVGMGGAAAFREVRVQSVVVEFLLTHVDVLFSDTFTSAGLDPAAPPLRIPTSWPGRRSSFTPCSSWGRLGPWVHLGGGGRSPDLTPPRPRPDSPPCPGPQPSQDSARRRALWPEVTEARAAALAGCRELPPHQLVPPRPPPTCLLPACSRLIRPGPLPCQPGPLPAPQAQVPCGQLPLHPPADAGGSPGTHPGPAGDAHGAHNSQGPGLTCGKTASCFSPKPQEERGERGETAEARGQQLEDVLCTGPGPQCPSKEAPALAGGHPCPTAAFRQQTRHRHTEICQERGVSVIAGQRGWPPEAAQAAATPLQQRRFPCGPSTCWLLREPVLILLLRVLLLRVLLFIL; this is translated from the exons ATGCTGCTCCcgctcattcatccattcattccctCACTTAGCAGACATTCACTGAGACTGCCTCTGTGGAGGCCCCATGCTCCAGGCACAGAGAGAGTCAGCTCCCATCCTCCCTTGGGGAACCTCATGGGCTGGAGGGGGACAGACCCTGAGGGTGAGACCCTGAGGGTGACTCGGGGTTGCAGGGACATGGAGGAGGGAAATGCTACAGCCCAGTGTGGTGAATTTGTCGGGCAGCTGGTTAATTTATTCATCAGAATTTACCCAGCCCCTGCTGCGCGACTGGGCTGGCACTGGGGACCCAGAAAAGAATCAGGAACAATCCTGTCTGAACACCAACTCCATGCCCAGCTCTATGCTGGGGAGCTCAGTCTGGGGCCCTCCTTCTGGGAGGCCGGTCATAGTCCAATGAGAGAGATGAACTTGTCACCACCAGTGCCATCTCAGAGTGATCAGAGCTGTGAAGGGAGAAGCTCTGGTCGAGACATGGTACCTGGGATGGGGGAACCTCAGGGGATGGAGAGAGTCCAGAAGAGATGCCAGGCCCAGCCTGAAGGGTCAGGGAGAACTTCCTGGAGGAGGGCACAT ACCAGAGAATTCAGACTTCATCTTGAAGACAACATGGAGTCATTGAAGGCCCAGGATCTATGGAGAAACAGAGCCAGATTTGTGTTTTCTGAAAACGATCCAGGCTATTGCGGAAAAGCTGGCAGGAGGGGAGAGGCTGGAAGCAGGAAGGCTGATGAGATGGGAGCTGTGATTGTCCAGACAGTG GCACGCAGCACTGACAGCCTGGATGGCCCAGGGGAGGGCTCGGTGCAGCCTCTACCCACCGCTGGGGGGCCCAGTGTGAAGGGGAAGCCTGGGAAGAG gctctcAGCTCCTCGAGGCCCCTTCCCGCGGCTGGCTGACTGCGCCCATTTCCACTACGAGAACGTCGACTTTGGCCACATTCAG CTCCTGCTGTCTCCAGACCGTGAAGGGCCCAGCCTCTCTGGAGAGAATGAGCTGGTGTTCGGGGTGCAGGTGACCTGTCAG GGCCGTTCCTGGCCGGTTCTCCGGAGTTACGATGACTTTCGTTCCCTGGATGCCCACCTCCACCGGTGCATATTTGACCGGAGGTTCTCCTGCCTTCCGGAGCTTCCCCCGCCCCCTGAGGGTGCCAGGGCTGCTCAG ATGCTGGTGCCACTGCTGCTGCAGTACCTGGAGACCCTGTCAGGACTGGTGGACAGTAACCTCAACTGCGGGCCTGTGCTCACCTGGATGGAG CTGGACAATCACGGCCGGCGACTGCTCCTCAGTGAGGAGGCGTCGCTCAATATCCCTGCAGTGGCGGCCGCCCACGTGATCAAACGGTACACAGCCCAGGCGCCAGATGAGCTGTCCTTTGAG GTGGGAGACATTGTCTCGGTGATCGACATGCCGCCCACGGAGGATCGGAGCTGGTGGCGGGGCAAGCGAGGCTTCCAG GTCGGGTTCTTCCCCAGTGAGTGTGTGGAACTCTTCACGGAGCGGCCAGGTCCGGGCCTGAAGGCGG CAGATGCCGATGGCCCCCCATGTGGCATCCCGGCTCCCCAGGGTATCTCgtctctgacctcag CTGTGCCACGGCCTCGTGGGAAGCTGGCCGGCCTGCTCCGCACCTTCATGCGCTCCCGCCCTTCTCGGCAGCGGCTGCGGCAGCGGGGAATCCTGCGACAGAGGGTGTTTGGCTGTGATCTTGGCGAGCACCTCAGCAACTCAGGCCAGGATG TGCCCCAGGTGCTGCGCTGCTGCTCTGAGTTCATTGAGGCCCACGGGGTGGTGGATGGGATCTACCGGCTCTCAGGCGTGTCTTCCAACATCCAGAGGCTTCG GCATGAGTTTGACAGCGAGAGGATCCCGGAGCTGTCTGGCCCTGCCTTCCTGCAGGACATCCACAGCGTGTCCTCCCTCTGCAAGCTCTACTTCCGAGAGCTTCCAAACCCTCTGCTCACCTACCAGCTCTATGGGAAGTTCAGT GAGGCCATGTCAGTGCCTGGGGAGGAGGAGCGTCTGGTGCGGGTGCACGATGTCATCCAGCAGCTGCCCCCGCCACATTACAG GACGCTGGAGTACCTGCTGAGGCACCTGGCCCGCATGGCGAGACACAGTGCCAACACCAGCATGCATGCCCGCAACCTGGCCATTGTCTGGGCACCCAACCTGCTACG GTCCATGGAGCTGGAGTCAGTGGGAATGGGTGGCGCGGCGGCGTTCCGGGAAGTTCGGGTGCAGTCGGTGGTGGTGGAGTTTCTGCTCACCCATGTGGACGTCCTGTTCAGCGACACCTTCACCTCCGCCGGCCTCGACCCTGCAG CTCCTCCGCTCAGGATTCCCACCTCTTGGCCCGGACGCCGCTCTTCCTTCACCCCTTGTAGCTCCTGGGGGCGCTTGGGGCCATGGGTCCacctgggaggaggtgggaggtcCCCAGACTTGaccccgccccggccccgcccagACTCCCCGCCCTGCCCCGGACCCCAGCCCAGTCAGGACTCAGCACGTCGGAGGGCCCTCTGGCCCGAGGTAACTGAAGCCAGAGCCGCTGCCCTCGCTGGCTGCCGGGAGCTGCCTCCTCATCAGCTCGTCCCGCCCCGCCCTCCTCCCACCTGCCTGCTGCCCGCCTGCTCCCGCCTGATCCGCCCCGGCCCCCTGCCTTGCCAGCCCGG GCCGCTGCCTGCTCCCCAGGCCCAAGTCCCTTGCGGGCAGCTGCCCCTCCACCCGCCTGCTGACGCTGGAGGAAGCCCAGGCACGCACCCAGGGCCGGCTGGGGACGCCCACGGAGCTCACAACTCCCAAGGCCCCGGCCTCACCTGCGGAAAG ACGGCCTCCTGTTTCTCCCCCAAACCGcaggaggaaaggggagagaggggagaaacAGCGGAAGCCAGGGGGCAGCAGCTGGAAGACGTTCTTTGCACTGGGCCGGGGCCCCAGTGTCCCTCGAAAGAAGCCCCTGCCCTGGCTGGGGGGCACCCGTGCCCCACCGCAGCCTTCAG GCAGCAGACCCGACACCGTCACACTGAGATCTGCCAAGAGCGAGGAGTCTCTGTCATCGCAGGCCAGCGGGGCTG GCCTCCAGAGGCTGCACAGGCTGCGGCGACCCCACTCCAGCAGCGACGCTTTCCCTGTGGGCCCAGCACCTGCTGGCTCCTGCGAGAGCctgtcctcatcctcctcctccgaGTCCTCCTCCTCCGAGTCCTCCTCTTCATCCTCTGA
- the ARHGAP33 gene encoding rho GTPase-activating protein 33 isoform X7, with protein MLLPLIHPFIPSLSRHSLRLPLWRPHAPGTERVSSHPPLGNLMGWRGTDPEGETLRVTRGCRDMEEGNATAQCGEFVGQLVNLFIRIYPAPAARLGWHWGPRKESGTILSEHQLHAQLYAGELSLGPSFWEAGHSPMREMNLSPPVPSQSDQSCEGRSSGRDMVPGMGEPQGMERVQKRCQAQPEGSGRTSWRRAHTREFRLHLEDNMESLKAQDLWRNRARFVFSENDPGYCGKAGRRGEAGSRKADEMGAVIVQTVARSTDSLDGPGEGSVQPLPTAGGPSVKGKPGKRLSAPRGPFPRLADCAHFHYENVDFGHIQLLLSPDREGPSLSGENELVFGVQVTCQGRSWPVLRSYDDFRSLDAHLHRCIFDRRFSCLPELPPPPEGARAAQMLVPLLLQYLETLSGLVDSNLNCGPVLTWMELDNHGRRLLLSEEASLNIPAVAAAHVIKRYTAQAPDELSFEVGDIVSVIDMPPTEDRSWWRGKRGFQVGFFPSECVELFTERPGPGLKAADADGPPCGIPAPQGISSLTSAVPRPRGKLAGLLRTFMRSRPSRQRLRQRGILRQRVFGCDLGEHLSNSGQDVPQVLRCCSEFIEAHGVVDGIYRLSGVSSNIQRLRHEFDSERIPELSGPAFLQDIHSVSSLCKLYFRELPNPLLTYQLYGKFSEAMSVPGEEERLVRVHDVIQQLPPPHYRTLEYLLRHLARMARHSANTSMHARNLAIVWAPNLLRSMELESVGMGGAAAFREVRVQSVVVEFLLTHVDVLFSDTFTSAGLDPAGRCLLPRPKSLAGSCPSTRLLTLEEAQARTQGRLGTPTELTTPKAPASPAERRKGERGEKQRKPGGSSWKTFFALGRGPSVPRKKPLPWLGGTRAPPQPSGSRPDTVTLRSAKSEESLSSQASGAGLQRLHRLRRPHSSSDAFPVGPAPAGSCESLSSSSSSESSSSESSSSSSESSAAGLGALSGSPSHRTSAWLDDGDELDFSPPRCLEGLRGLDFDPLTFRCSSPTPGDPAPPASPAPPAPASAFPPRVTPQAISPRGPTSPASPAALDISEPLAVSVPPAVLELLGAGGAPASATPTPALSPGRSLRPHLIPLLLRGAEAPLTDTCQQEMCSKLRGAQGPLGPDMESPLPPPPLSLLRPGGAPPPPPKNPARLMALALAERAQQVAEQQSQQECGGTPPAPPSPFHRSLSLEVGGEPLGTSGSGPPPNSLAHPGAWVPGPPPYLPRQQSDGSLLRSQRPMGTSRRGLRGPAQVPTPGFFSQAPRECLPPFLGVPKPGLYPLGPPSFQPSSPAPVWRSSLGPPAPLDRGENLYYEIGASEGSPYSGPTRSWSPFRSMPPDRLNASYGVLGQSPPLHRSPDFLLSYPPAPSCFPPDHLGYSAPQHPARRPTPPEPLYVNLALGPRGPSPASSSSSSPPAHPRSRSDPGPPVPRLPQKQRAPWGPRTPHRVPGPWGPPEPLLLYRAAPPAYGRGGELHRGSLYRNGGQRGEGAGPPPPYPTPSWSLHSEGQTRSYC; from the exons ATGCTGCTCCcgctcattcatccattcattccctCACTTAGCAGACATTCACTGAGACTGCCTCTGTGGAGGCCCCATGCTCCAGGCACAGAGAGAGTCAGCTCCCATCCTCCCTTGGGGAACCTCATGGGCTGGAGGGGGACAGACCCTGAGGGTGAGACCCTGAGGGTGACTCGGGGTTGCAGGGACATGGAGGAGGGAAATGCTACAGCCCAGTGTGGTGAATTTGTCGGGCAGCTGGTTAATTTATTCATCAGAATTTACCCAGCCCCTGCTGCGCGACTGGGCTGGCACTGGGGACCCAGAAAAGAATCAGGAACAATCCTGTCTGAACACCAACTCCATGCCCAGCTCTATGCTGGGGAGCTCAGTCTGGGGCCCTCCTTCTGGGAGGCCGGTCATAGTCCAATGAGAGAGATGAACTTGTCACCACCAGTGCCATCTCAGAGTGATCAGAGCTGTGAAGGGAGAAGCTCTGGTCGAGACATGGTACCTGGGATGGGGGAACCTCAGGGGATGGAGAGAGTCCAGAAGAGATGCCAGGCCCAGCCTGAAGGGTCAGGGAGAACTTCCTGGAGGAGGGCACAT ACCAGAGAATTCAGACTTCATCTTGAAGACAACATGGAGTCATTGAAGGCCCAGGATCTATGGAGAAACAGAGCCAGATTTGTGTTTTCTGAAAACGATCCAGGCTATTGCGGAAAAGCTGGCAGGAGGGGAGAGGCTGGAAGCAGGAAGGCTGATGAGATGGGAGCTGTGATTGTCCAGACAGTG GCACGCAGCACTGACAGCCTGGATGGCCCAGGGGAGGGCTCGGTGCAGCCTCTACCCACCGCTGGGGGGCCCAGTGTGAAGGGGAAGCCTGGGAAGAG gctctcAGCTCCTCGAGGCCCCTTCCCGCGGCTGGCTGACTGCGCCCATTTCCACTACGAGAACGTCGACTTTGGCCACATTCAG CTCCTGCTGTCTCCAGACCGTGAAGGGCCCAGCCTCTCTGGAGAGAATGAGCTGGTGTTCGGGGTGCAGGTGACCTGTCAG GGCCGTTCCTGGCCGGTTCTCCGGAGTTACGATGACTTTCGTTCCCTGGATGCCCACCTCCACCGGTGCATATTTGACCGGAGGTTCTCCTGCCTTCCGGAGCTTCCCCCGCCCCCTGAGGGTGCCAGGGCTGCTCAG ATGCTGGTGCCACTGCTGCTGCAGTACCTGGAGACCCTGTCAGGACTGGTGGACAGTAACCTCAACTGCGGGCCTGTGCTCACCTGGATGGAG CTGGACAATCACGGCCGGCGACTGCTCCTCAGTGAGGAGGCGTCGCTCAATATCCCTGCAGTGGCGGCCGCCCACGTGATCAAACGGTACACAGCCCAGGCGCCAGATGAGCTGTCCTTTGAG GTGGGAGACATTGTCTCGGTGATCGACATGCCGCCCACGGAGGATCGGAGCTGGTGGCGGGGCAAGCGAGGCTTCCAG GTCGGGTTCTTCCCCAGTGAGTGTGTGGAACTCTTCACGGAGCGGCCAGGTCCGGGCCTGAAGGCGG CAGATGCCGATGGCCCCCCATGTGGCATCCCGGCTCCCCAGGGTATCTCgtctctgacctcag CTGTGCCACGGCCTCGTGGGAAGCTGGCCGGCCTGCTCCGCACCTTCATGCGCTCCCGCCCTTCTCGGCAGCGGCTGCGGCAGCGGGGAATCCTGCGACAGAGGGTGTTTGGCTGTGATCTTGGCGAGCACCTCAGCAACTCAGGCCAGGATG TGCCCCAGGTGCTGCGCTGCTGCTCTGAGTTCATTGAGGCCCACGGGGTGGTGGATGGGATCTACCGGCTCTCAGGCGTGTCTTCCAACATCCAGAGGCTTCG GCATGAGTTTGACAGCGAGAGGATCCCGGAGCTGTCTGGCCCTGCCTTCCTGCAGGACATCCACAGCGTGTCCTCCCTCTGCAAGCTCTACTTCCGAGAGCTTCCAAACCCTCTGCTCACCTACCAGCTCTATGGGAAGTTCAGT GAGGCCATGTCAGTGCCTGGGGAGGAGGAGCGTCTGGTGCGGGTGCACGATGTCATCCAGCAGCTGCCCCCGCCACATTACAG GACGCTGGAGTACCTGCTGAGGCACCTGGCCCGCATGGCGAGACACAGTGCCAACACCAGCATGCATGCCCGCAACCTGGCCATTGTCTGGGCACCCAACCTGCTACG GTCCATGGAGCTGGAGTCAGTGGGAATGGGTGGCGCGGCGGCGTTCCGGGAAGTTCGGGTGCAGTCGGTGGTGGTGGAGTTTCTGCTCACCCATGTGGACGTCCTGTTCAGCGACACCTTCACCTCCGCCGGCCTCGACCCTGCAG GCCGCTGCCTGCTCCCCAGGCCCAAGTCCCTTGCGGGCAGCTGCCCCTCCACCCGCCTGCTGACGCTGGAGGAAGCCCAGGCACGCACCCAGGGCCGGCTGGGGACGCCCACGGAGCTCACAACTCCCAAGGCCCCGGCCTCACCTGCGGAAAG gaggaaaggggagagaggggagaaacAGCGGAAGCCAGGGGGCAGCAGCTGGAAGACGTTCTTTGCACTGGGCCGGGGCCCCAGTGTCCCTCGAAAGAAGCCCCTGCCCTGGCTGGGGGGCACCCGTGCCCCACCGCAGCCTTCAG GCAGCAGACCCGACACCGTCACACTGAGATCTGCCAAGAGCGAGGAGTCTCTGTCATCGCAGGCCAGCGGGGCTG GCCTCCAGAGGCTGCACAGGCTGCGGCGACCCCACTCCAGCAGCGACGCTTTCCCTGTGGGCCCAGCACCTGCTGGCTCCTGCGAGAGCctgtcctcatcctcctcctccgaGTCCTCCTCCTCCGAGTCCTCCTCTTCATCCTCTGAGTCCTCAGCAGCTGGGCTGGGGGCACTCTCTGGGTCTCCCTCACACCGCACCTCAGCCTGGCTAGATGATGGTGATGAGCTGGACTTCAGCCCACCCCGCTGCCTGGAGGGACTCCGGGGGCTGGACTTTGATCCCTTAACCTTCCGCTGCAGCAGCCCCACCCCAGGGGATCCCGCACCTCCCGCCAGCCCAGCACCCCCcgcccctgcctctgccttcccacCCAGGGTGACCCCCCAGGCCATCTCGCCCCGAGGGCCCACCAGCCCCGCCTCGCCTGCTGCCCTAGATATCTCAGAGCCCCTGGCTGTATCAGTGCCACCCGCTGTCCTAGAactgctgggggctgggggagcacctgcctcagccaccccaacACCAGCTCTCAGCCCCGGCCGGAGCCTGCGCCCCCATCTCATACCCCTGCTGCTGCGTGGAGCCGAGGCCCCGCTGACTGACACCTGCCAGCAGGAGATGTGTAGCAAGCTCCGGGGAGCCCAGGGCCCACTCG GTCCTGATATGGAGTCACCACTGCcaccccctcccctgtctctcctGCGCCCTGGGGgtgccccacccccgccccctaAGAACCCAGCACGCCtcatggccctggccctggctgaGCGGGCTCAGCAGGTGGCCGAGCAACAGAGCCAGCAGGAGTGCGGGGGCACCCCACCTGCTCCCCCATCCCCCTTCCACCGCTCGCTGTCTCTGGAGGTGGGCGGGGAGCCCCTGGGGACCTCAGGGAGTGGGCCACCTCCCAACTCCCTAGCCCACCCGGGTGCCTGGGTCCCAGGACCCCCACCCTACTTACCAAGGCAACAAAGTGATGGGAGCCTGCTGAGGAGCCAGCGGCCCATGGGGACCTCAAGGAGGGGACTCCGAGGCCCTGCCCAG GTTCCTACCCCCGGCTTCTTCTCCCAAGCCCCCAGGGAGTGCCTGCCACCCTTCCTTGGGGTCCCCAAGCCAGGCTTGTACCCCCTGGGACCCCCATCCTTCCAGCCCAGTTCCCCAGCCCCGGTCTGGAGGAGCTCCCTGGGCCCCCCTGCACCACTCGACAGGGGAGAGAACCTGTACTATGAGATCGGGGCAAGCGAGGGGTCCCCCTATTCTGGCCCCACCCGCTCCTGGAGTCCCTTTCGCTCCATGCCCCCCGACAGGCTCAATGCCTCCTACGGCGTGCTTGGCCAATCGCCCCCACTCCACAGGTCCCCCGACTTCCTGCTCAGCTACCCGCCAGCCCCCTCCTGCTTTCCCCCTGACCACCTTGGCTACTCAGCCCCCCAGCACCCTGCTCGGCGCCCCACACCGCCTGAGCCCCTCTACGTCAACCTAGCCCTAGGGCCCAGGGGTCCCTcgcctgcctcttcctcctcctcttcccctcctgcCCACCCCCGAAGCCGTTCAGATCCCGGTCCCCCAGTCCCCCGCCTTCCCCAGAAACAACGGGCACCCTGGGGCCCCCGTACCCCTCATAGGGTGCCGGGTCCTTGGGGCCCTCCTGAGCCTCTCCTGCTCTACAGGGCAGCCCCGCCAGCCTACGGAAGGGGGGGCGAGCTCCACCGAGGGTCCTTGTACAGAAATGGAGGGCAAAGAGGGGAGGGGGCTGGTCCCCCACCCCCTTACCCCACTCCCAGCTGGTCCCTCCACTCTGAGGGCCAGACCCGAAGCTACTGCTGA